One Denticeps clupeoides chromosome 3, fDenClu1.1, whole genome shotgun sequence DNA window includes the following coding sequences:
- the dtwd2 gene encoding DTW domain-containing protein 2: MDTSCHGHTDSSASSSHVARQSSSSSLEEDDLLFGDLVDLPVEITERRPTCSRCCRPEKVCLCPFLPPHPLDVSTTLYIVQHPAEESRVLRTVPLLAACLAPGKCRVLVGRRFSEEKNPELAAVCRDSRTLILYPGSGAQNLEELNEDFSKTEHNVIIIDGTWSQAKDMFLRNSLLHLPKQVQLNSAPSSQYVIRTQPTNMCLSTLECAAVTLSIMEKKQTIIEVLLRPLQALCSFQLQHGAQVHHSKEHLLKNGMYDKPMPKNKRKIKRMEKLITNQKI, translated from the exons ATGGACACATCGTGCCACGGTCACACAGACTCGTCTGCCTCTTCATCTCACGTAGCGCGTCAGAGCTCCAGCTCCTCCCTAGAGGAGGACGACTTGTTGTTTGGCGATTTGGTTGACCTGCCTGTAGAAATCACTGAGAGGAGACCTACTTGTTCGAGATGTTg CCGGCCAGAAAAGGTGTGCCTGTGTCCTTTTCTGCCACCACATCCTTTAGATGTTTCCACAACTTTGTACATTGTTCAGCATCCTGCAGAG gaGAGTCGAGTACTACGCACCGTACCTCTATTAGCTGCTTGTCTTGCCCCAGGAAAATGCAGAGTTCTGGTTGGACGGCGCTTCAGTGAGGAGAA GAACCCTGAGCTGGCTGCTGTGTGCCGTGACAGCAGAACACTGATACTCTATCCAGGCTCGGGTGCTCAGAACCTAGAAGAATTGAACGAGGACTTCAGCAAAACTGAGCACAATGTCATTATCATTGATGGGACATGGAGCCAGGCGAAGGACATGTTCCTCAGGAATTCATTGCTTCATCTGCCAAAACAG GTTCAGCTGAACAGTGCCCCATCCAGCCAGTATGTGATTCGAACTCAGCCCACCAACATGTGCCTGTCCACTTTGGAGTGTGCAGCTGTTACCTTGTccatcatggaaaaaaaacaaaccatcaTAGAG GTTCTTCTTAGGCCACTACAAGCGCTGTGCTCCTTCCAGCTGCAGCATGGTGCTCAGGTGCATCATAGCAAGGAGCACTTGCTGAAGAATGGCATGTACGACAAGCCAATGCCTAAAAACAAACGCAAGATCAAACGGATGGAGAAACTCATAACCAACCAGAAAATCTAA
- the LOC114786479 gene encoding cardiomyopathy-associated protein 5 has translation MDTLVETGDTDLPLTSVGNKAVEEGGDEVEELRNSLKEVLHDQAVRPKLQCLMMDPSFSMVTVQGEDSGVVWETASSRCSTPWASEFNTNTSEVCHSLTIAERSATPRSGMAGNIIFIMDDTTIVRRKRKKKSEEAAERQRKAAAAIEESLVLADRPAMVEVSLPNVKSEGEGEEEATTLQEENKEQSLFSLVSEGSEILNIVVPPKIATVDEEVSKELEDNLVYLEESPVLKMNNESLETLTITESREGQVNRPITIQPYSPDVLNYQFQSVPIRPSPNIIRTDYFEKFTLLDENAPGDPSKPKEDREHEVAPEATEVIQSSTKAPSDMKSTIKNQDSTLYAGEIASEHLDDVFYGNTEDRGCSEQEEGHEGNGDTKSPLKKSGSALFGSQETILTPIFLPTGPPKIIDPCLLEEPKAMAFLYTDLYEEAMGSRKKEEDTESMTSEKSFHSKESDTDDSKGYLEKFVLKDETPVTHPRDVAQDDGFGLWSQDKFDIANLKTQAEKKPWAEQVEEVTDFFRSSENSSPYENIEQTFVSQEESMEVKSRRVVFEDEVSKNKNKKPASQVPEPLHQPLDLTECNEICELDFLPCDDKDFPIEVGEVSGISKVDKQADSILSKQSYPEPPNKPPPPHQPPKSFLGLTPLIPSVTEEEEKAEEEGDNGKGKGEKAEKIKGECQEGRGEEETGMPAHVNEPSTTEPSLPEESYSNPAPLGCFEGEEGSSKALD, from the exons atggaCACCTTGGTCGAAACGGGCGATACCGATCTTCCTTTGACGTCAGTGGGGAATAAAGCTGTGGAGGAAGGTGGTGATGAAGTTGAGGAGCTCCGCAACAG TTTAAAGGAGGTGTTGCACGACCAGGCTGTTCGGCCCAAGCTCCAGTGCCTGATGATGGATCCTTCCTTCTCTATGGTGACTGTGCAAGGCGAGGACAGTGGTGTGGTATGGGAGACAGCCTCCAGCCGCTGCTCTACTCCCTGGGCTTCAGAATTCAACACCAATACCTCAGAAGTCTGTCATAGCCTAACCATTGCAGAGCGTTCGGCAACACCCAGATCTGGAATGGCAGGGAACATTATTTTCATCATGGATGATACAACCATTGTCAGGcggaaaaggaagaagaagagcgaAGAGGCAGCAGAGAGGCAAAGAAAGGCTGCTGCTGCCATTGAAGAGTCACTGGTGTTGGCAGACAGGCCTGCAATGGTGGAGGTGTCACTTCCCAATGTGAAATCagaaggagaaggggaggaggaggcAACAACACTTcaagaagaaaacaaagaacaaagCTTGTTCAGTCTTGTGTCTGAAGGCTCTGAGATATTGAATATTGTTGTCCCACCCAAAATTGCCACAGTTGACGAAGAAGTGAGCAAAGAGCTGGAAGATAACCTGGTTTACCTAGAAGAGTCACCAGTGCTCAAAATGAATAACGAATCACTGGAAACTTTGACTATCACAGAGTCAAGAGAAGGCCAAGTCAACAGGCCCATTACAATTCAACCTTACTCTCCAGATGTACTTAATTACCAATTTCAGAGTGTACCAATCAGACCATCACCTAATATCATTCGCACAGATTACTTTGAGAAGTTCACACTACTGGATGAAAATGCTCCAGGAGATCCATCCAAACCTAAAGAAGACAGGGAACATGAAGTGGCACCTGAGGCCACAGAGGTGATACAGTCAAGCACAAAGGCACCCAGTGACATGAAGTCCACCATCAAGAACCAGGACTCCACCTTGTACGCAGGTGAGATTGCCAGTGAGCACCTGGATGATGTGTTCTATGGCAACACAGAAGACAGAGGGTGTTCTGAACAAGAAGAGGGGCACGAAGGGAATGGAGACACCAAATCCCCACTTAAGAAGAGCGGTTCTGCGTTGTTTGGCAGCCAGGAGACTATCCTAACACCAATCTTCCTTCCAACTGGGCCACCAAAAATTATAGATCCCTGTTTGCTGGAGGAGCCAAAGGCAATGGCATTTCTATACACAGATCTCTATGAGGAAGCCATGGGAAGCcggaagaaagaagaagacaCAGAGAGCATGACGTCTGAGAAGTCTTTCCACAGCAAGGAGTCTGACACTGATGATTCTAAAGGATACTTGGAAAAATTTGTGCTAAAGGATGAGACCCCTGTGACACACCCTAGAGATGTTGCTCAAGATGATGGTTTCGGACTGTGGTCCCAGGACAAATTTGACATAGCCAATCTCAAGACACAGGCTGAAAAAAAACCATGGGCAGAACAGGTGGAGGAAGTAACAGATTTCTTCAGAAGCAGTGAGAATTCCTCCCCTTATGAAAATATAGAACAAACCTTTGTGTCTCAAGAAGAAAGCATGGAAGTAAAATCACGCCGTGTTGTATTTGAAGATGAGGTTTCcaagaataaaaataagaaaccTGCATCCCAAGTTCCAGAGCCTTTACACCAACCACTTGACCTCACAGAGTGTAATGAAATTTGTGAACTTGACTTCCTTCCTTGTGACGACAAAGATTTTCCCATAGAGGTTGGTGAGGTTAGTGGGATTAGCAAAGTAGATAAGCAAGCAGACAGCATTTTATCTAAACAGTCTTACCCAGAGCCACCAAataaaccaccaccaccacaccaacCGCCTAAATCCTTCTTAGGGTTAACCCCACTGATCCCTTCTgtcacagaggaggaggagaaggctgAAGAGGAGGGGGACAATGGGAAAGGGAAGGGTGAAAAAGCAGAAAAGATAAAAGGAGAATGTCAGGAGGGAAGAGGTGAGGAAGAAACTGGTATGCCAGCACATGTCAATGAACCATCTACAACTGAACCAAGTCTTCCAGAAGAATCTTATTCTAATCCTGCACCACTGGGTTGTTTTGAGGGTGAAGAAGGGAGCTCAAAGGCCCTGGATTAA
- the homer1 gene encoding homer protein homolog 1 isoform X1, translated as MCTVSRSSICEAVPGPRTPTREEGKRCTPHSPHGASAGSQRSEMGEQPIFSTRAHVFQIDPNTKKNWVPTSKHAVTVSYFYDSTRNVYRIISLDGSKAIINSTITPNMTFTKTSQKFGQWADSRANTVYGLGFSSENHLVKFAEKFAEFKEAARLAKEKSQEKMELTSTPSQESAMGDLQSPLTPESINGTDDERVTPDATQNSEPRAETNAVPFPHSSTITKHWEAELAALKGNNAKLTAALLESTANVKQWKQQLAAYQEEAERLHKRVTELECVSSQSAGIKTQKTELNQTIEELEATLRAKEEELERLKEEVENANQLQSQQESITQKLQETETKNQELETQLVELEQRMESSQVEQEAFRKSLRSLLELLDGKIFELTELRDSLAKLIEGS; from the exons ATGTGCACCGTAAGCAG GAGCAGCATCTGTGAAGCCGTCCCCGGTCCCCGAACGCCGACGCGCGAAGAGGGTAAACGCTGCACCCCACACTCACCCCACGGAGCCAGCGCGGGCAGCCAGCGGAGCGAAATGGG AGAGCAGCCGATTTTCAGCACCCGTGCCCATGTTTTCCAGATCGACCCAAACACCAAGAAGAACTGGGTTCCCACCAGCAAACATGCTGTCACCGTGTCCTACTTCTATGACAGCACGCGCAATGTATACCGCATCATCAGTCTAGACGGCTCAAAG GCCATCATAAACAGTACCATCACTCCCAACATGACCTTCACCAAAACCTCGCAGAAGTTTGGCCAATGGGCTGACAGCCGTGCCAACACCGTCTATGGCCTGGGCTTTTCCTCAGAGAACCATCTGGTCAAG TTTGCAGAGAAGTTTGCAGAGTTCAAGGAGGCTGCTCGACTGGCCAAGGAGAAGTCTCAAGAGAAGATGGAGCTGACCAGCACGCCCTCACAG GAATCAGCAATGGGCGATCTCCAGTCTCCTCTGACTCCAGAGAGCATTAATGGCACTGATGACGAGAGGGTCACTCCTGATGCCACCCAGAACTCAGAGCCGCGCGCAGAGACCAATGCAGTACCCTTCCCACACAG TTCGACTATAACTAAGCACTGGGAGGCAGAGCTGGCGGCACTGAAGGGCAACAACGCTAAGCTCACTGCCGCGCTGCTCGAATCCACGGCCAATGTCAAACAGTGGAAGCAACAGCTAGCAGCCTATCAGGAGGAGGCTGAAAGGCTACACAAAAGG GTGACAGAGCTGGAATGTGTGAGCAGTCAGAGCGCTGGCATCAAGACTCAGAAAACTGAGCTCAACCAGACTATAGAGGAGCTAGAGGCGACACTCAGAGCAAAGGAAGAG GAACTGGAGAGGCTGAAGGAGGAAGTAGAAAACGCCAATCAGCTACAGTCTCAGCAGGAATCCATCACACAGAAACTTCAg GAGACGGAGACGAAGAACCAGGAGCTGGAGACCCAGCTGGTGGAGCTGGAGCAGCGGATGGAAAGCAGCCAGGTGGAGCAGGAGGCGTTCCGTAAGAGTCTGCGCTCACTGCTGGAGCTCCTGGATGGGAAGATCTTTGAGCTGACAGAGCTGCGCGACAGCCTGGCCAAACTCATCGAGGGAAGCTAG
- the homer1 gene encoding homer protein homolog 1 isoform X2, translating to MCTVSRSSICEAVPGPRTPTREEGKRCTPHSPHGASAGSQRSEMGEQPIFSTRAHVFQIDPNTKKNWVPTSKHAVTVSYFYDSTRNVYRIISLDGSKAIINSTITPNMTFTKTSQKFGQWADSRANTVYGLGFSSENHLVKFAEKFAEFKEAARLAKEKSQEKMELTSTPSQESAMGDLQSPLTPESINGTDDERVTPDATQNSEPRAETNAVPFPHR from the exons ATGTGCACCGTAAGCAG GAGCAGCATCTGTGAAGCCGTCCCCGGTCCCCGAACGCCGACGCGCGAAGAGGGTAAACGCTGCACCCCACACTCACCCCACGGAGCCAGCGCGGGCAGCCAGCGGAGCGAAATGGG AGAGCAGCCGATTTTCAGCACCCGTGCCCATGTTTTCCAGATCGACCCAAACACCAAGAAGAACTGGGTTCCCACCAGCAAACATGCTGTCACCGTGTCCTACTTCTATGACAGCACGCGCAATGTATACCGCATCATCAGTCTAGACGGCTCAAAG GCCATCATAAACAGTACCATCACTCCCAACATGACCTTCACCAAAACCTCGCAGAAGTTTGGCCAATGGGCTGACAGCCGTGCCAACACCGTCTATGGCCTGGGCTTTTCCTCAGAGAACCATCTGGTCAAG TTTGCAGAGAAGTTTGCAGAGTTCAAGGAGGCTGCTCGACTGGCCAAGGAGAAGTCTCAAGAGAAGATGGAGCTGACCAGCACGCCCTCACAG GAATCAGCAATGGGCGATCTCCAGTCTCCTCTGACTCCAGAGAGCATTAATGGCACTGATGACGAGAGGGTCACTCCTGATGCCACCCAGAACTCAGAGCCGCGCGCAGAGACCAATGCAGTACCCTTCCCACACAGGTAA